The following proteins are encoded in a genomic region of Pseudomonas saponiphila:
- a CDS encoding HeH/LEM domain-containing protein gives MSDKVIKVDPWGEGQGDFVLIDADSFDENFHTRYDDGSDQGGPKEGTAAFLRAKLDELGVPYKAGASKADLQSLFDQNKPASE, from the coding sequence ATGAGCGATAAAGTGATCAAAGTCGATCCGTGGGGCGAAGGGCAGGGCGATTTCGTCCTGATCGATGCCGACAGCTTCGACGAAAACTTCCATACCCGCTACGACGATGGATCCGACCAGGGTGGGCCGAAGGAAGGAACCGCAGCTTTCCTGCGGGCCAAGCTTGATGAGCTTGGCGTTCCTTACAAGGCAGGTGCCTCCAAGGCCGATCTGCAATCCCTGTTCGACCAGAACAAGCCGGCCAGCGAATAA
- a CDS encoding P22 coat - protein 5 family protein, producing the protein MSNTLTGLTTTIYNALDVVSRELVGFIPAVSADMTYDRAAVGQTVTSPVAPAASATDITPAVTPPNDGDQTIGSVSMTISKARRVPVRWNGEEKRGLDNNGASYNVILRDQLAQGMRALVNEVESDIANLCLKSSRAYGTPGTVPFATNLAEAAQMRKILSDNGAPTSDLQMVLDTTAGASMRTLGQLTKANEAADTSMLRRGVLLDVHGFAIRESAQVKTVVAGTGASATTNTAGYAVGATSIGLASAGTGTVLAGDVITFAGDTNKYVVLTGDTDVSNGGTIVLAAPGLRKAIGTSATAITVIAATTRNMAFARSALAVATRAPALPEGGDSASDRMIITDPISGLSFEISLYKQYRQIQYEIALAWGVAMVKPEHTALLLA; encoded by the coding sequence ATGAGCAACACTCTCACCGGCCTCACAACCACGATCTACAACGCGCTGGACGTCGTCTCCCGCGAACTGGTGGGCTTCATCCCTGCCGTTTCTGCCGACATGACCTATGACCGCGCCGCCGTAGGTCAAACCGTCACCTCGCCTGTGGCGCCGGCCGCAAGCGCGACCGACATCACCCCCGCAGTGACTCCGCCAAACGACGGCGACCAAACCATTGGCTCCGTGTCGATGACCATTTCCAAGGCTCGCCGCGTGCCGGTGCGTTGGAACGGTGAAGAGAAACGCGGTTTGGACAACAACGGCGCCTCGTACAACGTGATCCTGCGCGACCAGCTCGCCCAGGGTATGCGTGCGCTGGTGAACGAAGTCGAATCCGACATCGCCAACCTGTGCCTGAAGTCGTCCCGCGCCTACGGCACCCCTGGCACCGTCCCGTTCGCCACCAACCTGGCAGAAGCCGCGCAGATGCGCAAAATCCTGTCGGACAACGGCGCGCCGACGAGCGACCTGCAGATGGTGCTGGACACCACCGCCGGCGCCAGCATGCGCACTCTGGGTCAACTGACCAAAGCGAACGAAGCGGCTGATACCAGCATGCTGCGCCGCGGTGTGCTGCTGGACGTTCACGGCTTTGCCATCCGCGAGTCGGCGCAGGTCAAAACCGTTGTGGCCGGCACCGGCGCGAGTGCGACTACCAACACCGCAGGCTACGCAGTCGGCGCTACCAGCATCGGCCTGGCTTCGGCCGGTACCGGCACCGTACTGGCGGGTGACGTGATCACTTTCGCCGGCGATACCAACAAGTACGTCGTACTGACCGGTGACACTGACGTCTCGAACGGCGGCACCATCGTGCTGGCTGCTCCTGGCCTGCGCAAGGCGATCGGTACTTCCGCTACCGCTATCACCGTGATTGCCGCGACCACCCGCAACATGGCGTTCGCTCGCTCGGCACTGGCTGTTGCCACCCGCGCTCCGGCCCTGCCAGAAGGCGGCGACAGCGCTTCCGACCGGATGATCATCACCGACCCTATCAGCGGCCTGTCGTTCGAGATCTCGCTGTACAAGCAATACCGCCAGATCCAGTACGAAATCGCGCTGGCCTGGGGTGTTGCGATGGTCAAACCAGAACACACCGCGCTGCTGCTGGCGTAA
- a CDS encoding DUF6651 domain-containing protein has translation MKLKLDDQGHVVLQDGKPVYVHDDGKEVAFDAPGTVNTIARLNAEAKTHREGKEAAETALKAFEGIADGAAAKKALDIVSKLDQKKLVDAGEIDVVRNEISKAYQGQVDELSAKAQAFEKQLYEEKIGGAFSRSKYIGEKLAIPADLVQSKFGAAFKVEDGKTVAYDQHGQKIYSRARPGEVADFDEAIETLVEQYPHRDHILKGSGASGSGAQNNGGNGGNGKKSISRSQFDALDPQGKHAHVSAGGEVTD, from the coding sequence ATGAAACTGAAACTGGACGACCAAGGCCACGTTGTACTGCAAGACGGCAAACCGGTTTACGTGCACGACGATGGCAAGGAGGTCGCATTTGACGCTCCTGGCACCGTCAACACGATCGCCCGGCTAAACGCTGAGGCCAAGACCCACCGAGAAGGCAAGGAGGCCGCTGAGACGGCCCTGAAGGCATTCGAGGGGATCGCGGATGGCGCTGCCGCCAAGAAAGCCCTGGATATCGTGTCGAAGCTCGATCAGAAGAAGCTGGTGGATGCCGGCGAGATCGACGTGGTGCGCAACGAAATCAGCAAGGCCTACCAGGGTCAGGTTGATGAGTTGTCCGCCAAGGCCCAAGCCTTCGAAAAGCAGCTCTACGAAGAAAAGATCGGCGGTGCATTCAGTCGTTCCAAGTACATCGGCGAGAAGCTGGCAATCCCTGCAGACCTTGTTCAATCCAAATTCGGCGCCGCCTTCAAAGTCGAGGACGGAAAAACCGTCGCCTACGACCAACACGGCCAAAAGATCTACAGCCGTGCCCGCCCCGGCGAAGTCGCTGACTTCGACGAAGCAATCGAAACGCTTGTTGAGCAATACCCGCACCGCGATCACATCTTGAAAGGCTCTGGGGCTTCCGGCTCCGGTGCTCAAAACAACGGTGGGAATGGCGGTAATGGCAAGAAATCTATCTCCCGCTCCCAATTCGACGCACTTGACCCCCAGGGCAAGCATGCGCACGTCTCTGCGGGCGGTGAAGTTACCGACTGA
- a CDS encoding DUF4055 domain-containing protein, with amino-acid sequence MSDDPSKTLPAVDAMRKDWAIVDVLMGGTRAMREAGKKFLPQWPKEEADAYQARLNTSTLLPAYSETVQNMTGRVFSDPIAFCDDISKQIEEMAEDFDRQGNNLQVWAQSLFSTGLSHGLCHVLVDYPPAEGLKTKADEKSAGVRPYGVIIKPGQVLGWRSEPRGGQIFLTQFRYMESVEVDDGAFGCKNIDQIRVLVPGAWATYREVEDGKGKKVWMLYEEGATSLPVIPLATFYTKRTGFLTATPPLLELANMNVKHWQSQSDQDNILHVARVPMLAVSGIDDGSLITVGAGAATLLPKDCEMKWVEHTGKAIEAGRQSLQDLVEDMRLAGAKLLQRERQTIKTASQSEEEAAQEMSPLQTMAGQLEDALDQVLQFFALWMGLPEGGHVKVKGNFDIDFAPELTMPFLLSLNKARILSDQSLFEEVQRRGLLSDELDWDEEKAKVAAQPAKVAPPNTAQQ; translated from the coding sequence ATGAGTGATGACCCGAGCAAAACGCTGCCCGCAGTGGATGCCATGCGTAAAGACTGGGCCATCGTTGACGTTCTGATGGGCGGAACCCGGGCGATGCGCGAGGCCGGCAAGAAGTTCTTGCCACAATGGCCGAAGGAGGAGGCTGACGCTTACCAGGCGAGGCTGAACACCTCAACGCTGCTGCCCGCGTACAGCGAGACGGTGCAGAACATGACCGGCCGAGTGTTCTCGGACCCGATTGCCTTTTGCGATGACATCTCCAAACAGATCGAGGAGATGGCTGAGGACTTCGACAGGCAGGGCAACAATCTGCAGGTATGGGCTCAGTCACTATTCAGCACTGGGCTTTCGCACGGTCTGTGCCATGTCTTGGTCGACTATCCGCCGGCGGAGGGGCTCAAGACCAAGGCTGATGAAAAATCGGCCGGCGTCCGCCCTTATGGTGTGATCATCAAGCCAGGCCAAGTCCTTGGTTGGAGGTCAGAACCGCGTGGCGGCCAGATCTTCTTGACCCAATTTCGCTACATGGAGTCGGTCGAGGTTGATGATGGCGCCTTCGGGTGCAAGAACATCGACCAGATTCGGGTCCTGGTGCCTGGCGCATGGGCAACTTACCGCGAGGTTGAAGACGGAAAGGGCAAAAAGGTCTGGATGCTGTACGAAGAGGGCGCTACCAGCCTTCCAGTGATACCGCTGGCGACCTTCTACACCAAGCGCACAGGCTTTCTCACCGCTACGCCGCCACTGCTTGAGCTGGCGAACATGAACGTCAAGCACTGGCAGTCACAGAGCGACCAGGACAACATCCTGCATGTCGCCCGGGTGCCGATGCTTGCAGTTTCGGGGATTGATGATGGATCGCTGATCACCGTGGGCGCGGGCGCTGCGACCCTGCTGCCCAAAGACTGCGAAATGAAGTGGGTAGAACACACTGGCAAAGCGATTGAAGCCGGACGGCAGTCGTTGCAGGACCTCGTTGAGGACATGCGCCTGGCCGGAGCCAAGCTACTCCAGCGCGAGCGGCAGACTATCAAGACCGCTTCCCAGTCCGAGGAAGAGGCGGCCCAAGAGATGAGCCCGCTCCAAACCATGGCCGGCCAGCTTGAGGACGCACTTGATCAAGTCCTGCAGTTCTTCGCCTTGTGGATGGGGTTGCCGGAAGGTGGCCACGTCAAGGTCAAGGGCAACTTCGACATTGATTTCGCCCCTGAACTGACAATGCCGTTCCTGCTGAGCCTCAACAAGGCGCGGATTTTGTCTGACCAAAGCCTTTTCGAGGAAGTGCAGCGCCGCGGCTTGCTCAGCGATGAGTTGGACTGGGATGAAGAGAAGGCCAAAGTGGCCGCGCAGCCGGCAAAAGTCGCACCGCCGAACACCGCGCAGCAGTAA
- a CDS encoding terminase: protein MKPEHLKLLRDRFWRLNNLYFITDKQGKKVRFRMTQEQVDYFQGMHTRNIILKARQLGFTTLVCIVQLDAALFEAAKCALIAHTLNDAKRLFREKVKYAYDNLPKEIRAANPARNDAAGELVFSKGGSLYVSTSFRGGTLRYLHVSEFGKICAKFPHKAREIVTGAFEAVAAECFVTIESTAEGRAGYFFDYSQSAEKQQLAGVPLGLLDWKFFFFSWWRNPLYWLDPTDVVIPDRLTKYFDDLGAKHGIVTNPGQRAWYSAKEKTLGDDMKREYPSIPAEAFQQSIEGAYYAQQFTKLYTAQRIGSIPDNSHLPVMTFWDIGVGDSTAIWFVRKVGEQYHVIDYYENSGEGLRHYMNVLKDKGYTYSEHWGPHDIENREFGSDAKSRKDIAKEGYVIDGERYSIKFQVVPKAAIDTGIEAVREILPLCVFDESKCEEGIGHLENYRKEWDDNRGCWKDKPLHDKTSHGSDSFRYFAVAKTKRVRTATQEPLRM from the coding sequence ATGAAGCCCGAGCACCTGAAATTGCTCCGGGACCGGTTCTGGCGGCTAAACAACCTCTACTTCATCACGGACAAGCAGGGCAAGAAGGTCCGCTTCCGCATGACGCAGGAGCAGGTCGACTACTTCCAGGGGATGCACACCCGCAACATCATCCTCAAGGCCCGGCAGTTGGGCTTCACCACGCTTGTCTGCATCGTCCAACTGGATGCTGCCCTGTTCGAAGCGGCCAAGTGCGCCCTGATCGCCCACACCCTGAACGACGCCAAGCGCCTGTTCCGGGAAAAGGTGAAGTACGCCTACGACAACCTGCCGAAAGAGATCCGAGCCGCCAACCCTGCGCGCAACGATGCCGCGGGCGAGCTGGTTTTTAGCAAGGGCGGGTCGCTGTACGTCTCGACCTCCTTCCGGGGCGGCACGCTGCGCTACCTGCATGTGTCCGAGTTCGGGAAGATCTGCGCCAAGTTCCCACACAAGGCGCGTGAGATCGTCACAGGCGCTTTCGAGGCCGTGGCTGCTGAGTGCTTTGTCACCATCGAATCGACGGCTGAGGGCCGGGCTGGGTACTTCTTCGACTACAGCCAGTCTGCCGAGAAGCAGCAACTGGCCGGCGTCCCTCTGGGCCTGCTGGACTGGAAGTTCTTCTTCTTCAGCTGGTGGCGGAACCCGCTCTATTGGCTTGATCCGACCGACGTCGTCATCCCGGACCGGCTGACCAAGTATTTCGACGACCTGGGCGCCAAGCACGGGATCGTCACGAATCCAGGCCAGCGCGCCTGGTACAGCGCCAAAGAGAAGACCCTCGGCGACGACATGAAGCGGGAGTACCCGTCGATACCGGCTGAAGCATTCCAGCAGTCGATCGAAGGAGCCTACTACGCCCAGCAGTTCACCAAGCTGTATACCGCTCAGCGCATCGGTTCGATACCAGACAACAGCCACTTGCCGGTGATGACCTTCTGGGACATCGGTGTCGGCGACTCCACGGCCATTTGGTTTGTGCGCAAGGTTGGTGAGCAGTACCACGTCATCGACTACTACGAGAACTCCGGCGAGGGCCTGCGGCACTACATGAATGTGCTGAAGGACAAGGGTTACACCTACTCAGAGCACTGGGGCCCGCACGACATCGAGAACCGTGAGTTCGGCAGCGACGCCAAGAGCCGCAAGGACATTGCCAAAGAGGGATATGTGATCGATGGCGAGCGCTACTCCATCAAGTTCCAGGTCGTTCCAAAGGCGGCCATAGATACCGGCATCGAGGCGGTGCGGGAGATCCTCCCTCTCTGCGTATTCGACGAGTCTAAGTGCGAAGAAGGCATCGGCCACCTCGAAAACTACCGCAAGGAGTGGGACGACAACCGCGGCTGCTGGAAAGACAAACCGCTTCACGACAAGACATCGCACGGCTCAGACAGCTTCCGATACTTCGCTGTGGCCAAGACTAAGCGCGTTCGCACCGCGACCCAAGAACCTCTGAGAATGTGA
- a CDS encoding proteasome subunit beta: MTTIAYKDGVIAYDSRQTRGGAIVSDDCLKCQIVDGVSFFLSGAVCDEKALIAAYFGTPSPVPVECSGYAVHDGKLLMVGHDDKTGVWKQELDPTNPDAIGSGSAYALAAMDMGASAEDAVRAAMKRDIYTGGKVRTVQIARDH; the protein is encoded by the coding sequence ATGACGACCATTGCCTACAAAGACGGCGTGATCGCCTATGACTCTCGCCAAACCCGTGGCGGTGCAATCGTTTCTGATGACTGCCTGAAGTGCCAGATAGTGGATGGGGTCAGCTTCTTCCTGTCGGGTGCCGTGTGCGACGAGAAAGCCCTGATTGCGGCCTACTTCGGCACTCCTTCACCAGTTCCTGTCGAGTGCTCGGGCTATGCAGTCCACGACGGCAAGCTGCTGATGGTTGGCCATGACGACAAGACGGGTGTCTGGAAGCAGGAACTCGACCCGACCAACCCTGATGCCATTGGCAGCGGTTCGGCCTACGCCCTGGCTGCCATGGATATGGGGGCAAGTGCAGAAGACGCAGTGCGCGCCGCGATGAAGCGTGACATCTACACCGGCGGTAAGGTTCGAACAGTTCAGATCGCCCGCGACCACTAA
- a CDS encoding MFS transporter encodes MEFLHRVLDRAEWIIAGLFGAIVASWWHKDDLTDWRAWVVFLITGVACALYLTGMVSAYLGIVDPSNVAGVGFLLGAFGGSLMTAINRAIKSADIWALIRSKFGGG; translated from the coding sequence ATGGAATTCCTTCATCGCGTGCTCGACAGGGCCGAGTGGATCATTGCAGGCCTGTTTGGGGCCATCGTTGCAAGCTGGTGGCATAAAGACGACTTGACTGATTGGAGGGCCTGGGTGGTCTTCCTGATCACAGGTGTTGCCTGCGCCCTGTATCTGACCGGGATGGTAAGCGCCTACCTCGGAATCGTGGACCCCAGCAATGTGGCTGGTGTCGGCTTCCTATTGGGAGCCTTCGGTGGGTCGCTTATGACCGCCATCAACCGCGCTATCAAGTCCGCCGACATCTGGGCGCTTATCCGCTCGAAGTTCGGAGGGGGTTAA
- a CDS encoding oxidoreductase codes for MNEQKVTDEQIIEALETMTHAAAAEHLGLHPRTLSKRKARMALRGHIPEMHIETKLPPFLKIKGTSQLMRRGEAEPLLSWVKTNTDTEALEALIRASCEAAVKDLPQVQPRPFAGTYLPDLMTAYPIGDPHFGEYIWAEECGEDWDLSIAERTHCAAMASLVDSAPATETAIIVNLGDAAHYDSMAAITPRSGHHLDADSRYAKMVDILILAMRQCVESALTKHKSVHVVHVIGNHDETGAVWLSRLFAHLYANEPRVTVETSPSVFSYYRWGNNLIGMHHGHTSKADKLPGVMATDRAKDWGDTEHRYWWTGHIHHESKKEYPGCTVESFNTLAPGDSYAHAGGWRSRQNMKAIVLHRQHGEVARHTVHPSMLKEVAA; via the coding sequence ATGAATGAGCAAAAGGTCACCGACGAGCAGATCATAGAAGCGCTTGAGACAATGACCCATGCTGCCGCGGCAGAGCATTTGGGTCTGCACCCAAGAACTCTGTCCAAGCGCAAGGCGAGGATGGCGCTGCGTGGGCACATCCCGGAAATGCATATCGAGACGAAGCTCCCGCCGTTTCTGAAGATCAAGGGCACGTCCCAGCTCATGCGCCGCGGTGAGGCTGAGCCGTTGCTCTCTTGGGTAAAGACCAATACCGATACCGAAGCATTAGAGGCCCTCATTCGGGCCTCATGTGAAGCCGCGGTCAAGGACTTGCCCCAGGTACAGCCGCGTCCCTTCGCTGGCACCTACCTGCCCGACCTGATGACGGCTTACCCAATTGGGGATCCTCATTTCGGGGAATACATATGGGCCGAGGAATGCGGGGAGGACTGGGACCTGAGCATCGCCGAGCGCACTCACTGCGCCGCCATGGCCTCATTGGTAGATTCGGCGCCGGCAACTGAGACGGCAATCATCGTGAACCTCGGTGATGCTGCGCACTATGACTCCATGGCAGCCATTACCCCGCGCAGTGGGCATCACCTCGACGCAGACAGCCGCTACGCAAAGATGGTGGACATCCTCATCCTAGCCATGCGCCAGTGCGTTGAGTCGGCCCTGACGAAGCACAAGAGCGTCCACGTCGTGCACGTCATCGGCAACCATGACGAAACCGGTGCCGTGTGGTTGAGCCGACTGTTTGCCCATCTCTACGCCAATGAGCCGCGTGTCACCGTCGAAACCTCGCCAAGCGTTTTCAGCTATTACCGTTGGGGCAACAACTTGATCGGCATGCACCACGGTCACACCAGCAAAGCTGACAAGCTTCCAGGCGTCATGGCCACCGATCGTGCCAAGGACTGGGGGGATACAGAACATCGCTATTGGTGGACAGGCCACATTCACCACGAAAGCAAAAAGGAGTACCCAGGCTGCACAGTCGAGTCTTTCAATACGCTGGCACCAGGTGACAGTTACGCCCACGCCGGCGGCTGGAGATCGCGCCAGAACATGAAGGCCATCGTTCTTCACCGCCAACACGGAGAAGTGGCCCGTCACACCGTACATCCCTCAATGTTGAAAGAGGTGGCAGCATGA
- a CDS encoding dATP/dGTP diphosphohydrolase domain-containing protein, whose amino-acid sequence MTDTKPTNPKDLIGSGKLPLHLWPVTATALGSLGLLDGMLKYGRSNFRAVGVRASIYYDAASRHLNAWFEGEAVDPDSGLPHLAHALACLAIIVDAEAAGKLNDDRMHPGGYRQLINSLTPHVARLKAIHEDKEPTHYTIAGAAQ is encoded by the coding sequence ATGACCGATACCAAGCCGACCAACCCAAAAGACCTGATCGGTAGCGGGAAGTTGCCGCTGCACCTTTGGCCAGTAACTGCCACAGCGCTTGGAAGCCTGGGCCTTCTTGATGGAATGCTGAAGTACGGTCGTTCGAACTTCCGCGCCGTCGGTGTTCGCGCCTCGATCTACTACGACGCAGCCAGTCGGCACCTTAATGCATGGTTCGAAGGGGAGGCTGTCGACCCTGACAGCGGCCTCCCGCATTTGGCTCATGCGCTTGCTTGCCTCGCAATCATTGTCGACGCAGAGGCTGCTGGAAAGCTCAATGACGACCGAATGCACCCTGGCGGCTACAGGCAGTTGATCAATTCGCTTACGCCTCATGTCGCGCGACTGAAAGCGATTCACGAAGACAAAGAACCGACGCACTACACCATCGCCGGAGCCGCACAATGA
- a CDS encoding recombination protein NinG encodes MSLTTKKTKPKTCKNPACGASFVPTFSRAQKVCSWACGLAIKDVNQEKARKSLALIERKEIQVRKEALKSRTDHLKDAEKAVRDYRRTYELSIGSGCISCGESQESILAAQGWKTGGAFDAGHFLGKGARPELRLEPTNIWLQCKSCNAGSSKYARKGITVSQGFRDGLIARIGLEAVEALEADHAPRKHETEQLKAITAEYRTKLKELKKGQAA; translated from the coding sequence ATGAGCCTCACCACCAAAAAAACTAAGCCCAAGACCTGCAAGAACCCTGCATGCGGGGCCTCATTCGTCCCCACATTCTCGAGAGCTCAAAAGGTCTGCAGTTGGGCCTGCGGCCTGGCGATCAAGGACGTGAACCAGGAGAAGGCGCGCAAGTCGCTGGCCCTGATTGAGCGCAAAGAGATCCAGGTTCGCAAGGAGGCCCTGAAAAGTCGCACTGACCACCTCAAGGACGCCGAGAAAGCAGTCCGCGATTACCGGCGCACCTACGAGCTGAGCATCGGCAGTGGGTGCATCAGCTGCGGTGAGTCGCAGGAGTCGATCCTCGCAGCCCAGGGGTGGAAGACCGGCGGGGCATTTGATGCCGGCCACTTCCTCGGCAAGGGAGCCCGGCCAGAGTTGCGCCTGGAGCCGACCAACATCTGGCTTCAGTGCAAAAGCTGTAATGCCGGCTCATCCAAATACGCCCGCAAAGGCATAACGGTTTCGCAAGGATTCCGCGACGGGTTGATCGCGCGCATTGGCCTGGAAGCGGTCGAGGCTCTTGAGGCAGACCACGCGCCACGCAAGCACGAAACAGAACAGCTAAAAGCCATCACCGCCGAATACCGGACAAAGCTCAAAGAACTCAAGAAGGGGCAGGCAGCATGA
- a CDS encoding metallophosphoesterase: MSQIKRFKLNTAGRDFAVGDIHGHFTRLQSALETIEFDPAVDRLFSVGDLVDRGPESLDVDEWVLRKPWFHAVRGNHEQMTIDSHTAGRASDQCGMHFINGGQWFYGLSSVEQGCYASILQDLPLVIEVETAHGLIGIVHADVPRDSWEEMLKALAGPTAEAEHTAAMLQWSRKRITEENTGGVAGIRAVIVGHTPLRQPAILGNVYHIDTAGWMDGHFTLLNLQTLECIPPVNPKLHWDWEERA, encoded by the coding sequence ATGAGCCAGATAAAGAGATTTAAGCTCAACACTGCAGGCCGAGATTTCGCGGTTGGCGACATTCACGGGCACTTCACTCGGTTGCAGTCGGCGCTGGAGACGATCGAATTCGATCCTGCGGTTGACCGGCTTTTCAGCGTTGGTGACTTAGTTGATCGCGGACCAGAGTCGCTTGATGTAGATGAATGGGTTCTCCGCAAGCCTTGGTTTCATGCGGTTCGGGGCAACCACGAGCAGATGACGATTGATTCGCATACGGCTGGGCGCGCCAGTGATCAGTGCGGGATGCACTTCATCAACGGTGGCCAATGGTTTTACGGGCTTTCCAGCGTGGAGCAGGGCTGCTACGCAAGCATCCTTCAGGACTTGCCTCTGGTGATTGAGGTCGAGACGGCTCATGGCCTCATTGGGATCGTTCACGCCGATGTGCCACGTGATAGCTGGGAGGAGATGTTGAAAGCGCTCGCTGGCCCGACTGCTGAAGCTGAACACACTGCGGCGATGCTTCAATGGTCAAGGAAGCGCATCACTGAAGAAAACACTGGAGGCGTGGCTGGCATAAGGGCTGTGATCGTAGGTCATACGCCGCTGCGGCAGCCCGCGATCCTCGGCAACGTCTACCACATCGACACAGCTGGTTGGATGGACGGACATTTCACTCTGCTGAACCTCCAGACACTCGAATGCATTCCCCCGGTAAATCCAAAGCTCCACTGGGATTGGGAGGAGCGTGCATGA
- a CDS encoding NUMOD4 motif-containing HNH endonuclease: protein MADIWKEISFCPGYEVCSSGLVRSKDRMVFQAGSQRSSACERFLSGKVLKAFPVKRTGYLQVSLSKKDRRSVHQLVALAFCSGFKEGLIVNHKNGIRTDNRAENLEWVTHSENVAHGFSNNGRKANGLGKFGSASKASKAVIATEIATGAETFFQSGMDAVRAGFSSCSISRCCAGKIKSHKGHTWRFCEPKGQMPEQWEQAA from the coding sequence ATGGCTGATATCTGGAAAGAAATTTCGTTCTGCCCTGGGTACGAAGTCTGTTCATCTGGATTGGTGCGCAGCAAGGATCGGATGGTTTTTCAAGCGGGCAGCCAAAGATCGTCAGCTTGTGAAAGATTCCTGTCTGGCAAAGTGCTTAAGGCGTTTCCTGTCAAGAGAACTGGTTACTTGCAGGTGTCTCTATCTAAAAAGGATAGGCGCTCTGTTCATCAGCTTGTAGCTCTAGCCTTTTGCTCTGGGTTCAAAGAAGGCCTGATCGTCAATCACAAAAATGGCATTCGCACAGATAACCGAGCAGAGAATCTTGAATGGGTAACGCACTCCGAAAATGTTGCCCATGGGTTCTCTAATAACGGACGAAAGGCCAATGGCCTTGGAAAGTTTGGCTCTGCAAGCAAAGCCTCGAAAGCAGTCATCGCGACTGAAATTGCTACTGGCGCAGAGACATTTTTCCAAAGCGGAATGGATGCAGTTCGCGCTGGATTTTCTAGCTGCAGCATTAGCCGCTGCTGTGCTGGGAAGATCAAATCTCACAAAGGCCATACATGGCGCTTTTGCGAACCTAAGGGCCAGATGCCCGAGCAGTGGGAGCAAGCAGCATGA
- a CDS encoding recombination protein NinB: protein MTNLQIRNESDRTKAMGYIAGLDLAKPKKLAITDVDRSMEQNKALHAALADIAAQVEHAGKKWDVLIWKRLLTAAWLRETGDKPQMIPAVDGNGFDVIYERTSKLTVKQCGELIEWVHAFGAEHQVRWTQKDNWGGRY from the coding sequence ATGACCAACCTCCAGATCCGCAACGAATCAGACCGCACCAAGGCGATGGGCTACATCGCCGGGCTTGACCTGGCCAAGCCCAAGAAGCTGGCCATCACTGACGTGGACCGCAGCATGGAGCAGAACAAGGCGCTGCACGCTGCTCTGGCCGATATCGCTGCCCAGGTCGAACACGCCGGAAAGAAGTGGGATGTCTTGATCTGGAAGCGCCTGCTGACCGCCGCCTGGCTGCGCGAGACGGGAGATAAGCCCCAGATGATCCCTGCGGTAGACGGCAACGGTTTCGACGTCATCTACGAGCGCACAAGCAAGCTCACCGTGAAACAGTGCGGAGAACTGATCGAATGGGTTCATGCCTTCGGTGCCGAGCACCAGGTGCGTTGGACGCAGAAAGACAACTGGGGAGGGCGGTACTGA